The Streptomyces sp. HUAS CB01 genome has a segment encoding these proteins:
- a CDS encoding deoxyxylulose-5-phosphate synthase translates to MSHAKTSYVCLPCRASYKQPYDRDRERICPRCTKSLIHVGSAFAAPRRRDTAAWRTLSVLLHAGVRFHKSCCGGPGYRPRTVREVRERMTYARRSGEPFARSLVRYDVPSSPPHS, encoded by the coding sequence ATGTCCCACGCGAAGACCTCGTACGTCTGCCTGCCCTGCCGGGCCTCGTACAAGCAGCCGTACGACCGTGACAGGGAGCGGATCTGCCCCCGCTGCACGAAGTCACTGATCCACGTGGGCTCCGCTTTCGCCGCGCCCCGCCGCCGGGACACCGCGGCCTGGCGGACGCTGTCGGTGCTGCTGCACGCCGGCGTCCGCTTCCACAAGAGTTGTTGCGGCGGTCCCGGCTACCGCCCCCGCACGGTGAGGGAGGTCCGCGAGCGGATGACGTACGCCCGGCGCAGCGGCGAGCCCTTCGCGCGGTCGCTCGTACGGTACGACGTGCCCTCATCCCCACCGCACAGTTGA
- a CDS encoding CGNR zinc finger domain-containing protein: MSYTATERFGMEPAPDGLALVQELLNTIGVGGPSHPDLLGEVECAQEWLNAALEQWTKATGSGPPHDIALTERDLSRLRALRDRLRGILEHHGPSGPIPGPTGSLRLSLSSDGRIEAHPEGRGVGWVASALLGEMYDAQRNGTWQRLKTCRYEKCAVAFFDRSRNNSGVWHDVRVCGNAVNLRASRARRRQQS, translated from the coding sequence ATGTCCTACACGGCCACTGAACGGTTCGGCATGGAACCCGCTCCCGACGGGCTCGCCCTGGTGCAGGAGCTGCTCAACACCATCGGTGTGGGTGGGCCGAGCCACCCGGACCTGCTGGGGGAGGTGGAGTGCGCCCAGGAGTGGCTGAACGCCGCACTGGAGCAGTGGACGAAGGCGACCGGCAGCGGTCCTCCGCACGACATCGCGCTCACGGAGCGGGACCTGTCCCGGCTGCGCGCACTCCGTGACCGGTTGCGCGGGATCCTGGAACACCACGGCCCGTCCGGTCCGATCCCGGGGCCGACCGGTTCGCTGCGGCTCAGCCTGAGCTCCGACGGCCGGATCGAGGCGCACCCGGAAGGGCGCGGCGTCGGATGGGTCGCCTCGGCCCTGCTGGGCGAGATGTACGACGCGCAGCGCAACGGCACCTGGCAGCGGCTGAAGACCTGCCGTTACGAGAAGTGCGCCGTTGCCTTCTTCGACCGCTCGCGGAACAACAGCGGGGTCTGGCACGACGTACGCGTGTGCGGCAACGCCGTCAATCTGCGCGCCTCTCGGGCCCGTCGCAGGCAGCAGTCCTGA
- a CDS encoding SDR family NAD(P)-dependent oxidoreductase — protein MNTTLGTALITGASSGIGAVYADRMARRGHDLILVARNRERLEAVAERITRETGRSVQVLTADLGRAEDLRRVEQVLRENEDISVLVNNAGFGAVAPLVDSDADSMESMIALNVTALTRLTYAFAPAAASRGGGTVINIGSIVAVVPELLNGVYGASKAFVLALSQSLHHELGEKGLKVQVVLPGATATDFWEIAGNPVENLPKEWVMDAEDMVDAALTGLDFGELVTIPGLPDVALWDAYQSARQTLSGNLSSSRPAERYLRTPAAH, from the coding sequence ATGAACACAACTCTGGGAACCGCTCTGATCACCGGCGCATCCTCCGGCATCGGCGCGGTGTACGCCGATCGCATGGCCCGGCGCGGACACGACCTGATCCTGGTGGCGCGCAACCGGGAGAGGCTGGAGGCAGTCGCTGAGCGGATCACACGCGAGACCGGCCGCTCGGTACAGGTGCTGACCGCGGACCTCGGCCGGGCCGAGGACCTGCGTCGCGTCGAGCAGGTGCTGCGTGAGAACGAGGACATCTCGGTGCTGGTGAACAACGCCGGGTTCGGCGCGGTGGCACCGCTCGTGGATTCGGACGCCGACTCCATGGAATCGATGATCGCCCTCAATGTGACCGCGCTGACGCGGCTCACCTACGCGTTCGCGCCCGCCGCGGCGTCCCGGGGCGGTGGCACCGTGATCAACATCGGCTCGATCGTCGCCGTCGTCCCCGAACTGCTCAACGGCGTCTACGGTGCCTCCAAGGCGTTCGTGCTCGCGCTCAGTCAGTCGCTGCACCACGAGCTCGGGGAGAAGGGGCTGAAGGTGCAGGTCGTGCTGCCCGGGGCCACCGCGACGGACTTCTGGGAGATCGCCGGCAACCCGGTGGAGAACCTGCCGAAGGAATGGGTAATGGATGCCGAAGACATGGTCGACGCCGCGCTGACCGGTCTGGACTTCGGCGAGTTGGTGACCATCCCGGGACTGCCCGACGTGGCACTGTGGGACGCCTACCAGTCCGCACGACAGACGCTGAGCGGCAACCTCTCCAGCTCGCGGCCGGCGGAACGGTACCTGCGCACCCCCGCCGCGCACTGA
- a CDS encoding AfsR/SARP family transcriptional regulator codes for MPSIGDLSTHGTPLRFAVLGPLQAWRGDVRLDLGPVRQQALLTALLLRLGTTVSRQQLLDGVWGPEPPGTGAKVIPVYVHQLRRRLAPEAGSTSGSVIVTDRGGYRLDARSVRTDVARLREIVEEAHSARDSGDPAAAVTAWSAALNLFHGEPLAALPGPFAEAERLRLSEYRLVLVRDKVECQLRLGRHSEVVAELFALSATHPHNESVAALLMRALYAANRQADALSVFARVRRRLVEEQGAEPGGELRRVHEAVLRADEVLLVGAPPPASRSTDRRPPAARPRRRMRDELPVDVGGFTGRNHELDALLAPMDEQAVTVRAVDGMAGVGKTALVVRAARAVRDRFPDGCLFVDLNGHRPGREPAVPERVLRRLLRAVGDLTEGDDDPSGDVEGLATSWRAATAFLRLIVVVDDARAAQQVRPLLPAGPGSLVLVTSRRRLTGLDVDRRISLAPLETDEAEALLTGVVGGTASDPERAAVRELARLCDRLPLALRVVGARMQSRPVSALERMVVRLTDDEHRLAELAVEDRSVEAAFQVSYDQLPDVQGRAFRVLGLSPTVSFDRLTLAALLSLTPSAAERVLESLVEASLVQEAVTGRYRLHDLVAVYARRVAAAHPAEVAAARAGVFRLYVAAARRASDWGPVAFPTGPRADTAPFAHGEEATEWLDAAGGELVDVVAQAAAVGHVDDAGRLAEGLCDYFTRQGRYHECRAAVEIVLPLTEQLTDQRMVSQLRTCMGIAYGLQGHYGQARRWLGEALRISRRTGDVLEQARALGSLGIFANAAGEPAEAVALLAESADLTRAVEDDWLAVMYLANVGAVHHQVGETDKAQECYAAAVGLAERIGRPRILSKTLFRMGTLQLDRGHHVQAADALTRAAELAERVGDTPLFAAVLGRLAAAEECLGNPAGAAHFHAEARAAVGGRPGAGLKAEIRNRLGWHQAATEDLLQARDRFERAVARSRTASGELA; via the coding sequence GTGCCATCCATCGGGGACTTGTCGACGCACGGCACTCCGCTCCGGTTCGCCGTGCTCGGTCCGCTCCAGGCCTGGCGCGGCGACGTGCGGCTGGACCTCGGTCCGGTACGCCAACAGGCCTTGCTGACGGCGCTGCTGCTGCGGCTGGGCACCACCGTCAGCCGGCAGCAGCTGCTCGACGGTGTATGGGGCCCGGAGCCGCCGGGCACCGGGGCCAAGGTCATCCCGGTCTATGTGCACCAGCTGCGCCGGCGTCTGGCCCCGGAAGCAGGGAGTACCTCCGGGTCCGTGATCGTGACCGACCGGGGTGGCTACCGCTTGGATGCGCGCAGCGTCCGGACGGACGTGGCCCGACTGAGGGAGATCGTCGAAGAGGCCCACAGCGCGAGGGATTCCGGTGATCCGGCCGCCGCGGTGACTGCGTGGTCCGCCGCTTTGAACCTGTTCCACGGTGAACCCCTGGCGGCGCTCCCCGGGCCGTTCGCCGAGGCGGAGCGTCTACGGCTGTCGGAGTACAGGCTCGTGCTGGTGCGGGACAAGGTGGAGTGCCAGCTGCGGCTGGGCCGGCACTCCGAGGTCGTCGCGGAGCTCTTCGCTCTGTCCGCGACGCACCCCCACAACGAGTCTGTGGCCGCCCTGTTGATGCGCGCCCTCTACGCCGCCAACCGGCAAGCCGATGCGCTCTCCGTCTTCGCCAGGGTGCGCCGCCGTCTGGTGGAGGAACAGGGGGCGGAGCCGGGCGGTGAACTGCGGCGGGTGCACGAGGCAGTGCTGCGCGCTGACGAAGTCCTCCTCGTCGGCGCACCCCCGCCGGCAAGCCGATCGACGGACCGGCGGCCGCCGGCCGCGCGCCCCCGTCGGCGCATGCGGGACGAACTACCGGTCGACGTCGGAGGTTTTACCGGACGCAACCACGAGCTGGACGCGCTCCTCGCGCCGATGGACGAGCAGGCGGTGACAGTCCGTGCGGTGGACGGCATGGCCGGAGTCGGCAAGACCGCGCTCGTGGTGCGCGCCGCGCGGGCGGTACGCGACCGGTTCCCGGACGGCTGCTTGTTCGTCGACCTCAACGGTCACCGGCCGGGACGGGAACCAGCTGTGCCGGAGCGCGTGCTGCGCCGATTGCTGCGGGCGGTCGGCGACCTCACGGAGGGCGACGACGATCCTTCGGGGGACGTCGAGGGCCTGGCGACGTCCTGGAGAGCGGCCACCGCCTTCCTCCGGCTCATCGTGGTGGTCGATGACGCACGCGCCGCACAACAGGTGCGCCCACTGCTGCCCGCCGGTCCGGGCAGCCTCGTGCTGGTGACCAGCCGCCGGCGGCTGACCGGGCTCGACGTCGATCGCAGGATTTCGCTGGCGCCGCTGGAGACGGACGAGGCGGAGGCCTTGCTGACCGGTGTCGTCGGCGGCACGGCGTCCGATCCGGAGCGTGCCGCGGTGCGCGAACTGGCCCGCCTGTGCGACCGGCTGCCGCTGGCTCTGCGGGTCGTCGGAGCCCGGATGCAGAGTCGCCCGGTGTCGGCGCTGGAGCGCATGGTGGTCCGGCTGACCGACGACGAGCACCGTCTCGCCGAACTCGCGGTCGAGGACCGCAGTGTGGAGGCGGCCTTCCAGGTCTCCTACGATCAGCTTCCCGACGTGCAGGGTCGGGCGTTTCGTGTACTGGGCCTCTCGCCCACCGTGAGTTTCGACCGGCTGACCCTGGCCGCCCTGCTCAGCCTCACCCCGTCCGCCGCCGAGCGCGTCCTGGAGAGCCTGGTCGAGGCGAGTCTCGTCCAGGAGGCCGTCACGGGACGCTACCGCCTGCACGACCTGGTCGCGGTCTACGCCCGGCGCGTAGCCGCCGCGCACCCCGCAGAAGTCGCCGCGGCGCGGGCCGGGGTCTTCCGGCTCTACGTGGCCGCCGCCCGCCGTGCGAGCGACTGGGGCCCCGTCGCGTTCCCCACCGGCCCGAGGGCCGACACGGCGCCCTTCGCCCACGGGGAGGAGGCGACGGAATGGCTGGATGCGGCGGGCGGCGAACTGGTCGACGTGGTCGCCCAGGCGGCGGCCGTGGGCCACGTGGACGACGCCGGCCGGCTCGCCGAGGGATTGTGCGACTACTTCACCCGGCAGGGCCGGTACCACGAGTGCCGGGCCGCCGTCGAGATCGTGCTGCCTCTCACGGAGCAGCTCACCGACCAGCGCATGGTCTCCCAACTGCGCACCTGCATGGGCATCGCGTACGGGCTGCAGGGGCACTACGGGCAGGCGCGCCGCTGGCTGGGCGAAGCGCTTCGGATCAGCCGCCGCACCGGGGACGTCCTCGAGCAGGCACGGGCTCTGGGTTCCCTCGGCATTTTCGCGAACGCGGCAGGGGAGCCGGCCGAGGCCGTTGCGCTCCTGGCCGAGTCCGCTGACCTGACCCGGGCGGTGGAGGACGACTGGCTCGCCGTGATGTACCTGGCCAATGTGGGCGCCGTCCACCACCAGGTGGGAGAGACGGACAAGGCACAGGAGTGCTACGCGGCAGCGGTCGGTCTCGCCGAGAGGATCGGCAGGCCCCGGATCCTGAGCAAGACGCTCTTCCGTATGGGGACGCTCCAGCTGGACCGCGGGCACCACGTGCAGGCCGCCGACGCTCTGACCAGGGCAGCCGAACTCGCCGAGCGCGTGGGGGACACCCCCCTCTTCGCTGCGGTCCTCGGCAGACTCGCCGCCGCAGAGGAGTGCCTGGGCAACCCGGCCGGAGCGGCCCACTTCCACGCCGAGGCACGCGCGGCGGTCGGCGGACGGCCCGGCGCCGGGCTGAAGGCCGAGATCCGTAACCGGTTGGGCTGGCACCAGGCCGCGACGGAGGACCTCCTCCAGGCGCGCGACCGGTTCGAACGGGCCGTCGCCCGCTCCCGCACCGCATCCGGTGAACTCGCGTAG
- the tgmA gene encoding putative ATP-grasp-modified RiPP yields MTTRDAGAPWGITRMAPYAETRPVPPCTAVIDPETQIAVVIDEHGQAVELHHQTGSGTSSSTSTGFADSYDSDSSSDSDHD; encoded by the coding sequence ATGACAACGCGAGACGCCGGCGCACCCTGGGGCATCACCCGCATGGCACCGTATGCCGAGACGCGGCCGGTTCCCCCGTGCACCGCGGTGATCGACCCGGAGACCCAGATCGCCGTCGTGATCGACGAACACGGCCAGGCGGTCGAGCTCCACCACCAAACGGGCAGCGGCACGTCGAGCTCCACGAGCACCGGCTTCGCCGACAGCTATGACTCGGACAGCTCGTCGGACTCCGACCACGACTGA
- the tgmB gene encoding ATP-grasp ribosomal peptide maturase, with the protein MTTRPLGPVLVLTSLHDVTADVVLRILAEQQVPVVRLDPGTDLHTGAALTATYRTGDQRGTLRTPTRELDLTEVRSVWTRRPSPYEGPPDLGGQERRFAASQSLWGVGGILASLPGAHYVNHPWSNRAAEYKPAQLATAQRSGLSVPSTLITNDHERAREFAAQHSGAVVYKPLWNTPCAIDGRAQQVWVREVRPHEITRAVAVCPHLFQAKVEKAFDVRITAVGSRVFAVRIDSPDLDWRQRQSLMECTPIAVPARIARSVSAYLNTFRLVFGAFDFAVTPAGDWYFLECNPNGQWAWQPTPVTDSIGRAIADELQRALEHEPARADNGAEARPRRPGSLPPYTSSGDQPPVTVQEYGDVPEPLWPSTFM; encoded by the coding sequence ATGACGACACGCCCGCTCGGGCCGGTGCTGGTACTGACCAGCCTCCACGACGTGACCGCAGACGTGGTCCTGCGCATCCTCGCGGAACAGCAGGTCCCGGTGGTCCGTCTCGACCCCGGCACAGACCTGCACACAGGTGCCGCGCTCACCGCCACGTACCGTACTGGTGATCAACGCGGCACCTTGCGCACGCCGACCCGCGAGCTCGACCTCACCGAGGTGCGCTCCGTCTGGACGCGGCGTCCCTCCCCCTACGAGGGGCCGCCCGACCTGGGCGGCCAGGAGCGCCGGTTCGCTGCCTCCCAGTCCCTGTGGGGCGTCGGCGGCATCCTGGCGTCGCTTCCCGGAGCCCACTACGTCAACCACCCGTGGAGCAACCGGGCGGCCGAGTACAAGCCGGCCCAGCTGGCCACAGCACAGCGCAGCGGCCTGTCCGTCCCGTCCACACTGATCACCAACGACCATGAACGTGCCCGTGAGTTCGCCGCCCAGCACTCCGGTGCCGTGGTCTACAAGCCGTTGTGGAACACGCCCTGTGCGATCGACGGCAGGGCACAACAGGTGTGGGTTCGCGAAGTGCGCCCGCACGAGATCACGCGCGCCGTGGCCGTCTGCCCGCATCTGTTCCAGGCCAAGGTGGAGAAGGCGTTCGACGTACGCATCACAGCTGTCGGCAGCCGGGTGTTCGCGGTCCGCATCGACAGTCCGGACCTTGACTGGCGGCAACGGCAGTCCCTCATGGAGTGCACGCCGATCGCCGTCCCCGCCCGGATCGCGCGCTCGGTGTCCGCGTACCTCAACACCTTCCGGCTGGTCTTCGGCGCCTTCGACTTCGCCGTCACGCCCGCCGGCGACTGGTACTTCCTCGAGTGCAACCCCAACGGACAGTGGGCGTGGCAACCCACTCCGGTGACCGACTCGATCGGCCGTGCCATCGCCGACGAACTGCAAAGGGCCTTGGAGCATGAGCCGGCCCGTGCCGACAACGGTGCGGAGGCGCGCCCCCGGCGGCCAGGGTCGCTCCCGCCGTATACGTCGAGCGGTGATCAGCCACCGGTCACCGTGCAGGAGTACGGCGACGTTCCGGAGCCGCTGTGGCCTTCGACGTTCATGTAG
- a CDS encoding DUF5302 domain-containing protein — protein MTAEPVTTEGSEPAAPETSSLAPDSDGNYDLKRKFREALARKRGAQADAADVAANPDASKVRAAHGPAASQRSFRRKSGG, from the coding sequence ATGACCGCAGAGCCCGTAACGACGGAAGGTTCGGAGCCGGCTGCCCCCGAGACGTCCTCTCTGGCGCCGGACAGCGACGGCAACTACGACCTCAAGCGCAAGTTCCGCGAAGCCCTGGCCCGCAAGCGCGGTGCGCAGGCGGACGCGGCCGATGTTGCCGCCAACCCGGATGCGTCGAAGGTGCGCGCGGCGCACGGCCCCGCTGCGAGCCAGCGGTCGTTCAGGCGTAAGAGCGGCGGCTGA
- the panD gene encoding aspartate 1-decarboxylase: MIRTMFKSKIHRATVTQADLHYVGSVTVDADLMEAADLLPGELVHIVDIDNGARLETYVIEGERGSGVIGINGAAAHLVHPGDLVILISYAQVDDAEARALVPRVVHVDGRNRIVELGSDPSRPVPGSDTESSPHAVPAPAARY, encoded by the coding sequence GTGATTCGAACCATGTTCAAGTCCAAGATCCACCGGGCCACCGTGACCCAGGCCGACCTGCACTACGTCGGTTCCGTCACCGTCGACGCCGACCTGATGGAAGCGGCCGATCTTCTTCCCGGTGAGCTCGTGCACATCGTCGACATCGACAACGGCGCCCGACTCGAGACGTACGTGATCGAAGGGGAGCGCGGCTCGGGCGTCATCGGCATCAACGGCGCCGCCGCTCATCTCGTGCACCCGGGTGACCTGGTCATCCTCATCAGCTACGCACAGGTCGACGACGCCGAGGCCCGCGCGCTCGTGCCCCGTGTCGTCCACGTCGACGGCCGGAACCGCATCGTCGAGCTGGGCTCGGACCCGTCCCGGCCCGTACCCGGGAGCGACACGGAGAGCAGCCCGCACGCCGTGCCGGCTCCAGCGGCCCGATACTGA
- a CDS encoding GNAT family N-acetyltransferase, which yields MADHELRDDREKGRLEAYEDGEFVGHIAYFTLVFDPAALVPVHTIVEPAHEGKGIGSTLVREFYAMAAREGVPVVPLCPYAAKWAQRHPDEAPVPSAELVKEAERQAKEHPGL from the coding sequence ATGGCTGACCACGAACTCCGTGACGATCGTGAGAAGGGCCGGCTGGAGGCGTACGAGGACGGCGAGTTCGTCGGCCACATCGCGTACTTCACGCTGGTCTTCGACCCCGCCGCACTGGTTCCCGTGCACACGATCGTCGAGCCGGCGCACGAGGGCAAGGGCATCGGAAGCACCCTGGTGCGGGAGTTCTACGCGATGGCCGCCCGGGAGGGAGTGCCGGTCGTGCCGCTCTGCCCGTACGCCGCGAAGTGGGCGCAGCGGCACCCGGACGAGGCTCCCGTGCCGTCCGCCGAACTGGTCAAGGAGGCCGAGCGGCAGGCGAAGGAGCACCCGGGGCTGTGA